A window of Rhododendron vialii isolate Sample 1 chromosome 11a, ASM3025357v1 genomic DNA:
tttggccgcaaatTTTTGCACCTGGCCACAAGCTtttgctcttggccgcaaacTTTTGCACCTGGCCACGAGCTTTTGTACATGGCCGCGAACTTTTGCACGTGGCCGCAAACTATTATCCACTTTGTTTCCCATGACGGTTATCCTATTGTGCTCTATGTAGGTGAATATAAAGTCATACGCAAACAACAACGAGTTAGCTGTCATGCCAAAGGACCGAGTAGCTCGTTTGGAGTGGGATAGGCGTTACCTTTCAGTTCTTGGAGTTGAAAACAAGCAGTTGTATGAATTGAGGTTACAAACACCTGAAAATGTATTTGAAGAGGAGGAAACTGATCTCAGGCGAGTTATGGATTCCTTCAGAGTGAACAAGATAGCTGGTTGATCCATTACATCGCAGAACGATTTTTTCAGGCATTTTATGATCCAAAGATTTTGTTCGTCGCTCCTTTTCTGTTTTCCAACTTTTAATGCTTTATTGGCAACCAATAACTTGGAGTTACGTACATTTCTTGGTTCGTAGTATTAACTTTCGTTCTCACATGTTTTCTTGTCTATATGTTACTGTAATTTAACTGATTCGTTCGAAGATCAGGTTAGCAAGGCCGTTATTTTCCTATTAGTTCAAGCTCACATATCTTGTTAATCTCCAAACAAATTTCTTCTTTCACAACGGCCAAGATTTGTAAAGAACGGTTCTTCATTGCAGGAAAGGATAAAAACTCCGGTAATCTACTTTTTGAAAGAGTAGCCGCCTTATTCAAAACAAGAGTTGAATTTCAGAATCTAATTTTGCTGAAATATGAAAGCATCGAGGCAAACCTGTTGGTCAAAACAGATCAAATggtaaaaagagaacaaaatgcCAAGATCTCGTCGAATCAAATCTTACAGCTATTGCATTGCCAAATTAAGTTTACAGTCGTGGATTTCTCCCGTAGATTTTGACAATCTTTGTGCTTCCTAGTCCTTTCACTCCATCTGATTGGCAAATTATGACAGAATAAATTTCTACAAAATAGTACAAGCACTCTGCTGAAAACCCATGCCATGGAACTCAGATTCAAGAACAGAAAAACCACAGGAAGGATCACACACCTAGCAGGAGCATCTCCATTTCAGAACCCACATTGGCACAACAGTCAAGGCTATGACCTAACTTCAAACTCCCCTGCTCGCGTAAGAGCTCGAAAACCCTTGTATGGGCGATTAGGTGAGTTCTTCAGATCCAACTTATCTATTTGCAGTCCAGAAAGAGCAACACCCATGATCCTGAAACCCACTTGAAATGTGGGGGATACGTGAAGGCGCTCTAAACCCGTCTCAAGGAGTAGCGTCCCAGACATAGATGGGGCTTTATCTTTTGGGATCCGTCCGATTAACCAAGAGCAGGTCTGCAATGCATGGCCAGTAAGAAGTCAAAAGCCAAACAGGGAAGATGGATCATATGGAAAAATCTAGGTATCTGGATGGCAATCTATCCTGTACTACAAGAGCCCAGAAAAAGCTGAAAACATAACCTAAAAAAGATAAGGGGTCTCTGGAAATTCTTATTTGCACAGCTAAACAAGATTCCACACGTTTAGGAGGGAAAAgttaaggttgtgtttggtcAATAGATTTGTGGAGCGATTTATACAGAGAAAGGAAAAGCTTGATACCTTATTAGCAAGGATGTGTACTGTTCCATGATTTGAGGTCAGATCAGCTGATAAAACGCAAGGAGGCAGTTGAAATTCCACGGTAATTGAGTCAATTGTTTTCCCAGGATCATTCCGCATTCCAACCATAACGTTCACACGGCACGTCCCACAATCTGAGGTTAGCTGCGGCTTTACATATATTGGAGTACTCTTCAACTTTTTCACCCTGTAAAAGAATAACAATAAGACATAAGTAAGAAAATCTTAGGTGATATGATAAATAAAGTAATTTGCAATCTACTGCAATCAAAATAACCCCAAACTCCCTCCAGGCATGCACTGTTATATGCATTTGCCTGcatattttggttttattttagGACTTAACCCAAGAAAACTAAAGATTGCCATATTCTGCTTAGGTGGTGTTTGGTTTAATGGAATGATTATGGAAAGAGATGGAACGGTTATTCCTTGGCCTCCCGTCCCAATGGAATGGTCATTCACTTTCAAAACTTCACAAACCTGTAACTCATGAGCTTAAACTGCCCATCAGGAGGCACAAAGGACAGAAGCTGGTCGGATTCCCATGGACGAAACCGAACACAAGGATGGAATCTCACATCATTCAGAATAGAAGGATTTGCAAAAGAAAGAGTCAAATCGGGAAGCCCAGAGAGGTGAGAATTCACTTGAACTTCACCATATATCTCGCATTTCACCAGGGCTCCATCCCTGAGCAGCAAAAGCAAATTGAGAGGAAGTTAGCACTATAAAAGCAAGTTGTGCCATACAAACGTCTCATGCATACGATCACAAAAACCACATAACCAAGTATACAAATACTGGAGGGGGAGACAAAGATACAGCAAGCTCGGAAAAGTAAAACATTTCCATCAGATTcccaattgttgaaaaaaaaacatgtgaaAAATCCAAATAGATCAGTAACCAGACTTAAAAACTTCAGAAAAACTGAGGAGGGGCAATACATAGGGATCATCATTCATCCTTGTTTATATCTAGCTGACCAATACAGAGCCAGACTTCAAAATTTGCAGAACTAGGATAtccatcatattttttttacatctagCAGACTAgcagtttataaaaaaaaagcagaACAACAAAAACTATTATTTAATTTGCTTGTGAAAATGAATTCAAGACTCATCTGACATGAGATCTTTAAGACATTTGTCTTCTGAATTGAATATATGTCAGCCGCTGAATTACAATCCAACCCTCCAGGCTCAGGCATTTACTGTTTTCCAAACAGTTGACAAACGTGCTTCGTAGGAGAAAAAGAGATGAGAACAAATGGGGAGACAATCgggaaaaacagaaaacaggggtggagaaaaaaataatataccGTTATTTGTAGAGAAGTGAAAGTTGGGAGGGAAAAGGTATCTGAATCCTATTTTAATGCTTTgcaacttaacaacctctaatTAATTGTCCCAATACATATTCGTCATGACATTCTTGCTTGTATGCTACTATGGTGTGAGAACCATTCAGAAAACTTCTATCACGAAATTTATCTAAAACCTCAGAAGGAGCATGGCAAGGTTTTTGGAGCTGTCATTTAGCAGTGGTTACCAGCCAGAGAGGAATCCTTTAATTCAATGTTTCAAGTTCTGTAAATTCAAGGGAAAATCCAACGAACAAGGTTGACCTAAGACAAAATGAAAGGCTTCTCGGTGAGCTATAGTTGCTAACAAGACAAAAGTAACAAGAATGAACTTCTTACTTATTCCAGACTCTCATAAGTTTACGCAAGATTTACATGAACAAAATCCGGCTATGATTATTGGGAAGTCAAAATAAATCTACATATTTTCTGCTATGCTGTAGACTGTACTGAACACTAGGTTTTTCTGttcctttcctttatttttggtGCATGCGGCTCCGTTTCTTCTAATCTTGTTTTCTCTATTCTGATTTGTCTCAAAAGGAAATAGGTACATAAGAAGATATCACTCAAATGTCATTTGCCAATCGCCATACataattgaaaaacaaacaGGTTTGTTATTACCGCTATTTATACGCTGTAAGAAATCTCTTTACCAGAGGGGGCaaagataaaataaattctCGAAGCAAATACCTGTTGATAGTTGCATCCATTTCCTCAACAAGATCAACATAAACTTCATTACTTGAATGTTTCAGGTCTGTTGTCCTCCATGGAACACAAGATGCCGTCGCACTTGGAAGGGTGGTGCTCACATTGGAACTGTTACCAGTCACAACACTCAACATTTTGCTAACAATATTTGGTGGAGCTATCATCTCTCTTAGAATGTTTGCCTCTGTCGTGAGAGGGAAGCCATTATCGATCATCTCATCCAGAAGCTGCAAGTTGCAACATACCAATTTAATATAAAGGTGCTTTTGAGTTCTAGCAAAACTGGCCAAAATTTTAAGGGGAGGAGGCCGGGGGCCAGGAGGGTGTTAAGAGAGCTTCTTCAAGATAGATGTTCATACAAGCTATCAAAATGATTTTTATGacagaatgagataaaagacaGCTGTATTTCGAGCTCATCATGGTAAGCATATCTGATCTTAGATTAATGAACAAAGTTAAAAGTAAAACATAAAGCTGACATGAACATAATCAACCATTAAGGGAAACGGTCCACTCCGCTGCATCAGCTAGATTAGgattggaaaaaagaaattgagcGATGGATGActccaaattgaagaagatgtCATACATATGTTTGTTCCAGACGGCCAATTCCAACCTCTGTTGGGAATAACTTCTGAAACTTTAGCAGGCAATGAAGTGCCAGCGTCATAAGCAATATAGAGCCACAGATACCAGCCAAAGGGCCAAGGGGCTGCCATAAGCAAGTGTCGGTGCCATTAGGCCCATCACCAATTTTATGCCTGAGCAATTATCTGGCAGCGTATAAGTTCCAGAAGTTTTCCAAGTCCACAGAACAATTAAAAGGTTCTGACATAGACCAAATTCCAGAATCACTTGGACTAAACAATGAAGGGATATCTACATGAACCCAAGGGCTTTCCTGATGGAGTTTTGTAGAATGTACCAAGAAGGTGTCCATCATCTCTTCCATTCCGGTTACAGAATGCAGATAAACTCACAGGATACTATAAGTAAAAGTTCCTAAGCCCAAACAAATGGGAAGTCTAATCTTCATTTAAAAAGGTTGACGTTAAGCCTCTCCATGGAACATTAAATCGTCATCTTATTAATTTGTTgcaaaaattcattttagttTTCCATAGTCAACTTGATTAACTTCAGCAGTATTGCATTCACGGAAAAAGCTGTGTTACTTAGATTACTTCAGGTATGGTCCCACCCAATTTAAACACAACTACCAAACAAACCACCATCAATTCATCAACGAGTTGCTGAATAAGCACATAAAGTTCATGACTGGTACGCTGAGAATTGGTACAATGATTTCTTCAATACGATCAGCActgaaagaaaattttcatgCAAATACCTCATATACGATGACGAAGTTATCTTTTATCACATCTTCATTGAGCCCTCCAAGATAATCAGAGAGGACATCGGCTACCCTGCAAAGGAACTACTATCAAGGAGTTAAAGATTCGGAAAATTGATGATTTTGATGCCTAAAGAAGCATTAGCTGTGTAAAGCAACCCCACTCACTTCATAACTTAAGGAGGATATGAAAATCAAGCATTTGTAGCACAAAGAATATCTTAATTCCAGTGCTTAATCCAGTTAGAGTAATCAAGCTAgaggaaaaaaatcaact
This region includes:
- the LOC131307503 gene encoding AP-3 complex subunit mu, producing MLQCIFLLSDSGEVMLEKQLTGHRVDRSICAWFWEQVISQGDSFKLVPVIASPTHYIFQVGREGITFLACTQVEMPPLMGIEFLCRVADVLSDYLGGLNEDVIKDNFVIVYELLDEMIDNGFPLTTEANILREMIAPPNIVSKMLSVVTGNSSNVSTTLPSATASCVPWRTTDLKHSSNEVYVDLVEEMDATINRDGALVKCEIYGEVQVNSHLSGLPDLTLSFANPSILNDVRFHPCVRFRPWESDQLLSFVPPDGQFKLMSYRVKKLKSTPIYVKPQLTSDCGTCRVNVMVGMRNDPGKTIDSITVEFQLPPCVLSADLTSNHGTVHILANKTCSWLIGRIPKDKAPSMSGTLLLETGLERLHVSPTFQVGFRIMGVALSGLQIDKLDLKNSPNRPYKGFRALTRAGEFEVRS